A single Phragmites australis chromosome 4, lpPhrAust1.1, whole genome shotgun sequence DNA region contains:
- the LOC133915586 gene encoding protein POLLEN DEFECTIVE IN GUIDANCE 1-like, protein MSLRSGGRKLSFELLAGDLSADDADDLSPRSLPDTTSDGQRRRRRRSKRKRGFRGPPIEEAAAEGEPREGGGDAAAVFRITGLRSAAKTVCESSDAERSAESCVTYVGVELTQRRVSGNGRVLAAFADDGTSSCGSSTRESAAAAAAAADVAAAAWWPEANGGVKKKLEKEESLDWEKFMKENSNILGEVEHLDNSPFRYFLGELYGGNSLRSTIAVGNEKKRQRVYNTMFHVPWRCERLIVAGFFVCLDSFLSLLTIMPARIFITVWRVLKMRQFLRPNAADLSDYGCFVVLALGVASLQMIDISLIYHVIRGQGTIKLYVVYNVLEMFDKLCQSFGEDVLQVLFNSAEGLSTCSTDNVTFELMRFLLDGVIAVVAFVVHSFVLLAQAITLSTCIIAHNNALLALLVSNNFAEIKSNVFKRVSKENLHNLVYYDIIERFHITAFLLFVLAQNILEAEGPWFDSFLINASLVFFCEVLIDAIKHSFLAKFNEIKPVAYSEFLEDLCKQILNDKPDDRQKDLTFIPLAPACVVIRVLTPVYATLLPAGPFIWRIFWILLWSVLTYFMLAIFKILVGLILRCLANWYVNLRLKRKQHVD, encoded by the exons ATGTCGCTCCGATCCGGCGGCCGAAAGCTCTCCTTCGAGCTCCTCGCTGGCGACCTCTCCGCCGACGACGCGGACGACCTCTCCCCTCGCTCCCTCCCCGACACCACGTCCGACGGCCAGCGCCGCCGCAGGCGGCGCTCTAAGCGCAAGCGGGGGTTCCGGGGCCCCCCGATCGAGGAGGCGGCCGCGGAGGGGGAGCCGCGCGAGGGCGGGGGCGACGCGGCCGCGGTGTTCAGGATCACGGGTCTGAGGTCGGCGGCGAAGACGGTGTGCGAGAGCTCGGACGCCGAGAGGTCCGCGGAGAGCTGCGTGACGTACGTCGGGGTGGAGCTGACGCAGAGGAGAGTGTCTGGGAACGGGAGGGTGCTGGCGGCGTTCGCGGATGATGGGACCAGCAGCTGCGGCAGCAGCACGCGGGAGAGCGCcgcggctgccgcggcggcggcggatgtgGCGGCCGCGGCGTGGTGGCCTGAGGCGAATGGGGGCGTGAAGAAGAAGCTGGAGAAGGAGGAATCGCTGGACTGGGAAAAGTTCATGAAGGAGAACAGCAACATTCTCGGAG AAGTTGAGCACCTTGACAATTCACCATTCAGATACTTCCTTGGAGAACTGTATGGTGGCAATTCACTTAGAAGCACAATTGCAGTGGGTAATGAGAAGAAGAGACAGCGGGTGTACAACACTATGTTTCATGTCCCTTGGAGATGTGAGCGG CTAATTGTCGCAGGATTCTTTGTCTGCTTGGATTCCTTTCTGTCTTTGCTTACAATTATGCCTGCACGGATCTTCATTACTGTTTGGCGGGTGCTGAAAATGAG GCAGTTTCTGCGGCCAAATGCTGCTGATCTATCAGATTATGGATGCTTTGTGGTTCTAGCCCTAGGAGTTGCTTCTTTGCAAATGATAG ATATTAGCTTGATTTATCATGTCATTCGTGGTCAGGGCACAATCAAACTGTATGTAGTATACAATGTTCTAGAG ATGTTTGACAAACTCTGTCAATCATTTGGCGAGGATGTATTGCAAGTTCTGTTCAACTCAGCAGAGGGACTGTCAACATGTTCAACAGATAATGTGACATTTGAACTGATGCGATTCCTTTTGGACGGGGTGATTGCTGTTGTAGCATTTG TTGTCCATTCATTTGTCCTGTTAGCTCAGGCTATCACCTTGTCAACATGTATTATTGCCCACAACAATGCATTATTGGCTCTGTTGGTATCCAACAATTTTGCTGAGATCAAAAGCAATGTATTTAAGCGTGTTAGCAAAGAGAACCTTCACAATTTGGTATACTATG ACATTATCGAGAGATTTCACATTACAGCCTTTCTGCTGTTTGTACTTGCTCAAAATATCTTGGAAGCAGAGGGGCCATGGTTTGACAGTTTTCTTATT AATGCATCATTGGTATTTTTCTGTGAGGTACTTATTGATGCCATCAAGCATTCATTCCTTGCAAAGTTTAATGAGATAAAGCCAGTTGCTTATTCAGAGTTTTTGGAGGACCTTTGCAAGCAG ATTTTGAATGACAAACCTGACGACCGTCAGAAGGACCTGACATTCATCCCCCTTGCTCCTGCTTGTGTG GTAATTCGTGTATTGACTCCGGTGTATGCTACCCTCCTTCCCGCTGGTCCCTTCATCTGGAGAATATTCTGGATTCTGCTTTGGTCAGTTCTGACCTATTTTATGCTCGCCATATTCAAGATACTCGTGGGATTGATACTGCGCTGCCTTGCAAATTGGTATGTAAATCTACGgctcaaaaggaaacaacatgTGGACTGA
- the LOC133915585 gene encoding vacuolar sorting protein 39-like: MVHSAYDAVELVAGVPGRIEAVASHAGKLLVAASDPEGFLRSSDCSLRIYSAPSPADGGEIQRDGPYALERQEPRFWRRPPLAMEVSASRDLLLSLSEWVALHRLPGLETVVVVSPKTKGANVFAWDDRRGLLAVGRQKRLTVFRLDSGREFVEVKEFGIPDVVKSMAWCGDNICLGIRREYMIINSMTGALTEVFSSGRIAPPLVVPLPTGELLLGKDNIGVFVDQNGKLIQDGRIIWSDTPASVVIHKPYAVARLPRHVEIRSLRAPNALVQTVVLRDVQKFVQTDNCILAALTNSVYGLLPIPIGAQIVQLTASGEFEEALALCKLLPPEDSNLRAAKESAIHIRYGHFLFDSGSYEEAMEQFSDSHVDITYVLSLYPSIVLPQTHIIGEHDKLQDMPELARESSDVTDEMESYSLQLHESDDKSPLEIKKMSHNALIAVVKYLQKKRSAIIERATADVTEEVVSGAMHHSLILSEPYKSKKPNKKRAQTHTSSIAREMATVLDTSLLQALILTGQSSGAIELLKILNYCDLKICEEFLKERSDYMVLLELYKSNDMHREALQLLNQLVEESKSEMENTDFNKKFNPQMIIEYLRPLCRSDPMLVLESSLYVLERNPSDTIELFLSEKVPADLVNSYLKQHAPNLQSIYLELMLSMSESGINPNLQNELVQLYLSEVLDWYKILKEEGNWTEKTYSPTRKKLICTLENNSGYNTDLLLKRLPQDALFEERAILYGKINQHLRALSLYVHKLQMPERAVAYCDRVYEEGAQQPSKSNIYFNFLQIYLNPRKAEKEFEQKIVPVASEFPGIQRVSSATKVRGGRTGKKVVEIEGADNIRFSPSGTDSGRSDGDRDDVSDGGPIMLNEALKLLSQRWDRINGAQALRLLPRDTKLQDLVSFLEPLLRNSSEHLRNYLVIKNLIFRANLQVKEDLYKRRQAVVKIDGDSICSLCHKRIANSAFAIYPNGQTLVHFVCFRESQQIKAVRRANSVKRR, from the exons GATCCAGAGGGACGGGCCCTACGCGCTCGAGCGGCAGGAGCCGCGGTTCTGGCGGCGCCCGCCCTTGGCCATGGAGGTCAGCGCCAGCCGCGACCTCCTGCTCTCACTCTCCGAGTGGGTAGCGCTCCACCGCCTCCCCGGGCTCGAAACCGTCGTCGTTGTCTCCCCTAAGACCAAGGGCGCCAACGTCTTTGCCTGGGACGACCGGCGGGGCCTCCTCGCCGTCGGCCGACAGAAGCGTCTCACCGTTTTCCGCCTCGACA GTGGGCGAGAATTCGTTGAGGTGAAGGAATTTGGTATTCCAGATGTGGTGAAATCTATGGCCTGGTGTGGTGACAACATATGTCTCGGGATTAGGAGGGAGTATATGATAATAAACAGTATGACGGGGGCACTAACAGAAGTGTTCTCTTCTGGGAGGATTGCTCCTCCTCTAGTTGTGCCTCTTCCTACTGGGGAGCTCCTCCTCGGAAAG GATAATATTGGGGTATTTGTTGATCAAAATGGGAAACTTATTCAAGACGGCAGGATAATTTGGTCTGACACGCCTGCTTCTGTTGTTATACATAAACCATATGCTGTGGCACGCCTGCCACGGCATGTTGAG ATACGGTCTCTTAGAGCCCCCAATGCATTGGTTCAGACGGTTGTCCTCCGTGATGTACAAAAGTTTGTTCAAACTGACAACTGTATACTTGCTGCGCTAACTAACTCTGTTTATGGTTTGCTGCCTATTCCTATTGGTGCCCAG ATAGTGCAATTGACCGCGTCTGGAGAATTCGAGGAGGCGCTAGCATTGTGTAAGCTACTTCCTCCAGAGGATTCAAACTTACGAGCTGCAAAGGAAAGCGCAATACACATAAG ATATGGGCACTTTTTGTTTGATAGTGGGAGCTATGAGGAAGCAATGGAGCAGTTTTCGGATTCACATGTGGATATTACTTATGTGTTATCTCTATACCCTTCTATTGTTCTGCCTCAAACACACATTATAGGTGAACATGACAAGCTGCAAGACATGCCAGAATTAGCAAGGGAATCCTCTGATGTGACAGATGAGATGGAATCATACTCTTTGCAACTCCATGAATCTGATGATAAATCTCCATTGGAGATAAAGAAAATGAGTCACAATGCTCTAATTGCCGTTGTGAAGTATTTGCAGAAGAAAAGAAGTGCAATAATCGAGAGAGCAACAGCTGACGTAACAGAAGAAGTGGTCTCTGGAGCTATGCACCACAGCTTAATCTTATCAGAGCCATATAAGTCAAAGAAGCCAAACAAG aaGCGAGCTCAGACACATACAAGCTCTATTGCTAGAGAAATGGCAACTGTACTGGACACATCTCTGCTTCAAGCTCTTATTCTTACTGGGCAGTCATCAGGGGCAATAGAGTTGTTGAAAATACTTAATTATTGTGATTTGAAGATATGCGAAGAGTTTTTGAAGGAGCGGAGCGACTATATGGTGTTACTTGAGCTCTACAAAAGCAATGACATGCACCGTGAAGCTCTCCAGCTACTCAATCAGTTAGTCGAAGAATCAAAATCTGAGATGGAAAATACTGATTTTAACAAAAAGTTTAACCCTCAAATGATCATTGAGTATCTCAGG CCCCTTTGTAGATCTGACCCaatgctggttttagagtcttCCTTGTATGTCCTTGAACGCAACCCGTCAGACACTATTGAGCTGTTTTTATCTGAAAAGGTTCCAGCAGATTTGGTAAATTCATATCTGAAACAACATGCTCCAAATTTGCAGTCAATTTACTTAGAATTGATGCTATCAATGAGTGAATCTGGGATCAATCCTAATCTGCAAAATGAGCTG GTGCAACTGTACCTTTCTGAAGTTCTTGACTGGTACAAGATTCTGAAGGAAGAGGGAAACTGGACCGAGAAAACATACTCCCCAACACGGAAGAAGTTAATATGTACATTAGAGAATAATTCAGGTTACAATACAGACTTACTTCTTAAGCGTCTTCCCCAGGATGCCCTTTTTGAAGAGCGTGCTATATTGTATGGGAAAATAAATCAGCACCTCCGTGCACTATCTCTCTATGTTCACAAG CTCCAGATGCCAGAGCGAGCAGTTGCATATTGTGACCGTGTTTATGAGGAAGGAGCACAACAACCTTCCAAgtcaaatatttattttaattttctacAAATTTATCTGAACCCAAGAAAAGCTGAAAAAGAATTTGAGCAGAAAATTGTGCCAGTGGCATCAGAGTTCCCTGGAATACAAAGGGTTAGCTCTGCTACTAAGGTCAGGGGCGGGCGTACAGGTAAAAAGGTTGTTGAGATCGAAGGGGCTGACAACATACGCTTTAGCCCCAGTGGGACTGATAGTGGCCGAAGTGATGGTGATAGAGACGATGTAAGTGATGGAGGCCCTATAATGTTGAACGAAGCACTTAAATTATTAAGCCAAAGGTGGGACAGGATAAATGGTGCTCAGGCTCTTAGGTTGCTACCAAGAGACACAAAACTCCAG GATCTGGTGTCATTTCTTGAGCCACTATTGCGTAACTCTAGTGAACATCTACGCAATTATTTGGTTATCAAAAATTTGATTTTCCGAGCAAACTTGCAG GTAAAGGAGGATTTGTATAAACGGCGTCAAGCTGTTGTCAAGATTGATGGAGATAGCATATGCTCTCTTTGCCATAAGCGCATTGCAAATAGTGCTTTCGCAATTTACCCAAATGGACAGACATTGGTGCATTTCGTCTGCTTTAGAGAATCACAGCAGATTAAGGCTGTTAGAAGAGCAAACTCTGTGAAACGTAGATAA
- the LOC133914166 gene encoding probable methyltransferase At1g29790: protein MSVMRLAAYVDAGAGVPLRRAFLYVVLLLVSNLATFLLSSSYSSCTLHPAVTAAPTMAAPTNAAVPEEPGLPLEFHAFAGPHALPYGRNPNMGTAELRPPMGHPCLAFPDLLAAFLSYPANGSCPDDELPAQRLMLRGCEPLPRRRCRPAAPRDPAPPLPFPDALWSTPPDRSVHWSAYTCKSFRCLVDRARSSRFDDCKDCFDLAGRERHRWLNATGKKNPLDFSIDEVLASASPPGSIRIGLDVGGGSGTFAVRMRERGVTVVATTVNLNGPFSTFVAARGIVPLYVSVAARLPFFDNTLDIVHSMHVLSGWIPPTALQFALFDVYRVLRPGGLFWLDHFFCGDAEAAAYVEVVESVGFRKVRWVTGSKLDRGPERKEMYVSALLEKPLKNSW, encoded by the coding sequence ATGTCTGTCATGAGGCTGGCCGCGTACGTGGACGCCGGCGCTGGCGTCCCCCTCCGCCGTGCGTTCCTTTAcgttgtcctcctcctcgtctccaACCTCGccaccttcctcctctcctcctcttacTCTTCCTGCACGCTGCATCCGGCCGTCACCGCCGCGCCGACAATGGCAGCTCCAACAAACGCCGCTGTCCCGGAGGAGCCGGGGCTGCCGCTGGAGTTCCACGCGTTCGCGGGGCCGCATGCGCTGCCGTACGGGCGCAACCCCAACATGGGCACCGCAGAGCTGCGGCCGCCGATGGGCCACCCGTGCCTGGCCTTCCCGGACCTCCTTGCCGCGTTCCTCTCCTACCCAGCCAACGGCTCCTGCCCGGACGATGAGCTCCCGGCACAGCGGCTCATGCTTCGCGGCTGCGAGCCGCTCCCCCGCCGACGCTGCCGCCCCGCCGCGCCGCGGGACCCGGCGCCACCGCTGCCGTTCCCGGACGCGCTCTGGTCCACGCCGCCCGACCGCTCCGTCCACTGGTCCGCGTACACGTGCAAGTCCTTCCGCTGCCTCGTCGACCGCGCGCGCTCCTCGCGCTTCGACGACTGCAAGGACTGCTTCGACCTCGCCGGCCGGGAGCGCCACCGCTGGCTCAACGCCACCGGCAAAAAGAACCCGCTCGACTTCTCCATCGACGAGGTGCTCGCGTCGGCGTCCCCGCCGGGCTCCATCCGCATCGGGCTCGACGTCGGCGGTGGCTCCGGCACCTTCGCCGTGCGCATGCGCGAGCGCGGCGTCACCGTGGTGGCCACCACCGTGAACCTCAACGGGCCTTTCAGCACCTTCGTCGCCGCGCGCGGGATCGTGCCGCTCTACGTGAGCGTCGCGGCGCGACTGCCCTTCTTCGACAACACGCTGGACATCGTGCACTCCATGCACGTGCTCAGCGGCTGGATCCCGCCCACGGCGCTGCAGTTCGCGCTGTTCGACGTGTACCGGGTGCTCCGGCCCGGCGGGCTGTTCTGGCTGGACCACTTCTTctgcggggacgcggaggcggcggcgtacgtggaggtggtggagagcGTCGGGTTCCGCAAGGTGAGGTGGGTGACGGGGAGCAAGCTGGACAGGGGCccggagaggaaggagatgTACGTCTCGGCGCTGCTTGAGAAGCCGCTCAAGAACTCATGGTGA